In Nocardioides palaemonis, a single genomic region encodes these proteins:
- a CDS encoding TetR/AcrR family transcriptional regulator, whose protein sequence is MGESTGAGEPSRTLALLWGTASEPPRKGPARSLSVERVVDAAVALADERGLPAVTVRAVAERVGVAPMSVYTYVPGKPELLDLMVDRCYAAMERTDLAGQHWRDRLRVVAQDNRLLLTAHAWLTEVAALSRPPLGPGLMAKYEHELAAFDGTGLSDVDTDAALAFLLGFVQQHCRSAHDAARATTDTAMSDAAWWAANQPVLARALDPAAYPRAVRVGGAAGEAQGSAWSAEGAWEFGLERTLDGLAALVDATPAAQVR, encoded by the coding sequence ATGGGTGAGAGCACGGGAGCCGGGGAGCCGAGCCGGACGCTGGCGCTGCTCTGGGGCACCGCCTCCGAACCGCCGCGCAAAGGACCGGCCCGCTCGCTGAGCGTCGAGCGGGTGGTGGACGCGGCGGTCGCGCTCGCCGACGAGCGGGGGCTGCCCGCGGTGACCGTGCGGGCGGTCGCCGAGCGGGTCGGCGTCGCGCCCATGTCGGTCTACACCTACGTGCCCGGCAAGCCGGAGCTGCTCGACCTCATGGTCGACCGCTGCTACGCCGCGATGGAGCGGACGGACCTCGCCGGCCAGCACTGGCGCGACCGGCTCCGCGTGGTCGCGCAGGACAACCGCCTCCTGCTCACCGCCCACGCCTGGCTCACCGAGGTGGCGGCGCTGAGCCGTCCGCCGCTCGGGCCGGGACTGATGGCGAAGTACGAGCACGAGCTGGCCGCGTTCGACGGCACCGGCCTGTCGGACGTCGACACCGACGCCGCCCTGGCGTTCCTCCTCGGCTTCGTGCAGCAGCACTGCCGCTCGGCCCACGACGCAGCGCGCGCCACGACCGACACCGCGATGAGCGACGCCGCGTGGTGGGCGGCCAACCAGCCGGTGCTCGCCCGTGCGCTCGACCCTGCGGCCTACCCCCGTGCGGTCCGCGTCGGCGGCGCTGCCGGCGAGGCTCAGGGCAGCGCGTGGTCGGCCGAGGGGGCGTGGGAGTTCGGGCTGGAGCGGACGCTCGACGGGCTCGCGGCCCTCGTCGACGCGACGCCGGCCGCCCAGGTGCGGTAG
- a CDS encoding VOC family protein, whose amino-acid sequence MHVTDSAISLNVADVEASAAWAREHLGFTTAMEADGFCSLAHPHAGFHLIYLRTGLGSFKPASAAGSADGLLVVLTVDDVDAEQDRLVGEGVEVVTPLETEPWGERYFQMTDPNGVVFQLVQWVEAPDPQYAG is encoded by the coding sequence ATGCACGTCACCGATTCCGCCATCTCGCTCAACGTCGCCGACGTCGAGGCGTCCGCCGCCTGGGCGCGCGAACACCTCGGCTTCACCACGGCGATGGAGGCCGACGGCTTCTGCTCCCTCGCCCACCCGCACGCGGGCTTCCACCTCATCTACCTCCGCACCGGTCTGGGGTCCTTCAAGCCGGCCTCGGCCGCGGGCAGTGCGGACGGCCTGCTGGTCGTGCTGACCGTCGACGACGTCGACGCCGAGCAAGACCGGCTGGTGGGGGAGGGGGTCGAGGTGGTCACGCCGCTCGAGACCGAGCCGTGGGGCGAGCGCTACTTCCAGATGACCGACCCCAACGGCGTGGTCTTCCAGCTCGTCCAGTGGGTAGAGGCGCCCGACCCGCAGTACGCGGGCTGA
- a CDS encoding methyl-accepting chemotaxis protein produces MTAILTPPATRSAAASPRTTRRAPGTDALVASRRGPVGRFKDLATSRKLLAGFLAVVLLMIGVGAFAISRLGAAQDRLDSMYVDSMQATLWLTDTEQHMTAMTDAFHDAALSGRDASVSDLEATIAKEDAALDKSWGLYTATDMTGREKARDAFDAALADWRTVRDDTLVPLIAAGRADEVATTLQNDLATPEDAAGAALGDLVQIETDVAQATIDDARSGYHTARNLILALLAAATALAVGLAVALGRMVSRPLQRTVEVLEEVASGRLDARLEIDSADEVGRMGVALNGALAKLASAMGQMDANARSLASASEELSSVSGQMSGSASESSSQAGLVSAAAEQVSRNVQTVATGTEEMSASIREIAQNASNAAGVAAQAVVVAESTNATVAKLGDSSAEVGNVIKVINSIAEQTNLLALNATIEAARAGEAGKGFAVVANEVKELAQETGKATEDIGRRIEAIQADTEAAVAAIAEIAEIIGQINDTQATIASAVEEQTATTNEMSRNVAEAATGSSDIAANVTGVARSASDTQAAANSTSQSADELARMAAEMRSLVGQFQF; encoded by the coding sequence GTGACCGCCATCCTGACCCCGCCCGCCACCCGATCGGCCGCGGCCTCCCCGCGGACGACCCGTCGCGCGCCCGGCACGGACGCGCTCGTTGCCTCCCGCCGCGGCCCGGTGGGACGCTTCAAGGACCTGGCGACCTCCCGCAAGCTGCTGGCCGGCTTCCTGGCCGTCGTGCTGCTGATGATCGGGGTGGGCGCGTTCGCCATCTCGCGCCTCGGCGCGGCCCAGGACCGCCTCGACTCGATGTACGTCGACAGCATGCAGGCGACCCTCTGGCTCACGGACACCGAGCAGCACATGACGGCGATGACCGACGCGTTCCACGACGCCGCGCTCTCCGGACGCGACGCGTCGGTGAGCGACCTCGAGGCGACGATCGCGAAGGAGGACGCCGCGCTCGACAAGTCGTGGGGGCTCTACACCGCCACCGACATGACCGGCCGCGAGAAGGCGCGCGACGCCTTCGACGCCGCCCTGGCTGACTGGCGTACGGTCCGCGACGACACGCTGGTCCCGCTGATCGCCGCGGGCCGGGCCGACGAGGTCGCGACCACGCTGCAGAACGACCTCGCGACCCCCGAGGACGCCGCCGGCGCCGCGCTCGGCGACCTCGTGCAGATCGAGACCGACGTCGCCCAGGCCACGATCGACGACGCCCGCTCGGGGTACCACACCGCTCGCAACCTGATCCTCGCCCTGCTGGCCGCCGCCACTGCGCTCGCGGTCGGCCTCGCGGTCGCCCTCGGTCGGATGGTCTCCCGACCGCTGCAGCGCACCGTCGAGGTGCTCGAGGAGGTCGCCTCCGGTCGTCTCGACGCCCGTCTCGAGATCGACTCCGCTGACGAGGTCGGTCGGATGGGTGTGGCGCTGAACGGTGCGTTGGCGAAGCTGGCGTCGGCGATGGGGCAGATGGATGCGAATGCGCGGTCGTTGGCGTCGGCGTCGGAGGAGCTGTCGTCGGTGTCGGGTCAGATGAGTGGGTCGGCGTCGGAGTCGTCGTCGCAGGCGGGTCTGGTGTCGGCGGCGGCGGAGCAGGTGTCGCGCAACGTGCAGACGGTCGCGACGGGTACGGAGGAGATGTCGGCGTCGATCCGGGAGATCGCGCAGAACGCGTCGAATGCTGCGGGTGTGGCTGCGCAGGCGGTGGTGGTGGCGGAGTCGACGAACGCGACGGTGGCGAAGCTGGGTGATTCCTCGGCGGAGGTCGGGAACGTGATCAAGGTGATCAACTCGATCGCGGAGCAGACGAACTTGTTGGCGTTGAACGCGACGATCGAGGCGGCTCGTGCGGGTGAGGCGGGCAAGGGGTTCGCGGTGGTGGCCAACGAGGTCAAGGAGCTGGCGCAGGAGACGGGGAAGGCGACCGAGGACATCGGTCGGCGGATCGAGGCGATCCAGGCCGACACCGAGGCTGCGGTGGCGGCGATCGCGGAGATCGCGGAGATCATCGGTCAGATCAACGACACGCAGGCCACGATCGCCTCGGCGGTGGAGGAGCAGACCGCGACGACGAACGAGATGAGCCGCAACGTGGCGGAGGCGGCGACGGGGTCGAGTGACATCGCGGCGAACGTGACGGGTGTGGCGCGGAGTGCCTCGGACACGCAGGCCGCGGCGAACTCGACCAGCCAGTCGGCCGACGAGCTGGCCCGGATGGCGGCCGAGATGCGCTCGCTGGTCGGCCAGTTCCAGTTCTGA